A window of Nerophis lumbriciformis linkage group LG21, RoL_Nlum_v2.1, whole genome shotgun sequence genomic DNA:
CTCAAAGAAGACAATTTAATTATGTGACATAACACCAGCACAGGCCGTCTGTCTGAAACAACTGGTAAGCAGAAACCTCCTAAAACAGAtctgttgctggagcctatctcagctgcatccgggcggtaggctggacatgtcgccacctaaGTGACAGCCAAGGCAACAAACACAACTTTAATGATTACTTTCAAACAAGTAAAAAGAACATTTATATAAtatgctgtcatctgtgtcagtagaaatgttcacatttcagcttaAAATAATTCCAAAACATGTTGCAATAAATTGTGAGTTTTATATTTTACAAACACAcgcagacacgcacacacacacacacgcacgcatgcacacacacacacacacacacacacacacacacacacacacacacacacacacacacacacacacacacacacacacacaaatgcacacacacacacactgaccatgttgtagtccaagaaccattaaaaaaaaattactaaacaaatcagaagttacttaatacttgagtagttttctCACACATtacttactcaagtaattattttgatgactacctttttacttttacttgagtcatgttaTTCTAAAGTAAcaatactcttacttgagtacaatttttgggtactctacccacctctgcacactaATATATGATAGAGAAGAAGATAGTGGCAGTAAATCAACTATTTTAATAATGTGAAGACAATATATGATTAGGCTACagacacatacagtcgtggtcaaaagtttacatacacttgtaaagaacaaaatgtcatggctgtcttgagtttccaatcatttctacaactcttatttgtttgtgatagagtgattggaacacatacttgttggtcacaaaagacattcatgaagtttgttttttttatgaatttattatgggtctactgaaaatgtgaccaaatctgctgggtcaaaagtatacattcagcaatgttaatattttgttacatgtcccttggcaagtttgactgcaataaggcacttttagtagccatccacaagcttctggcaagcttctggttgaatttttgaccactcctcttgacaaaattggtgcagttcagctaaatgtgttggttttctgacatggacttgtttcttcagcattgtccacatgtttaagtcaggactttgggaaggccattctaaaaccttaattctagcctgatttagccattcctttaccacttttgacgtctgtttggggtcattgtcctgttggaacacccaactgtgcccaagacccaacctccgggctgatgattttaggttgtcctgaataatttggaggtaatcttcctttttcattgtcccatttaaagcaccagtttcattggcagcaaaacaggcccagagcataatactaccaccaccatgcttgacggtaggcatggtgttcctcaccttttctcctccaaacatattgctgggtattgtggccaaacagctaaatttttgtttcatctgacatcacatggacaaagataagaccttctggaggaaagttctgctaTCAGAGGAAACACGATCGTCATCGTTCACGATAGCGCTACACATACTATTTCCGAACTATTCAGTGGAAAATAATATTGCAGCGGCTGTGATACGATAGAGACATACTGTGAGTCATTCGATAAGAAGTCCCTTCGTCGTTATAAGGAGCAAACCGCTGTAATGGTGTCTCATACCCGGACTTTATGAACTACCTAATTGTTCAACACAgcccattttacactttgaaagacTTTCTAAATTATAGGAGTCAGGATAGCTAAGGCGGCTTTGTTTGTCGATGTGTTTGTGACGTTTATGTTTAGCTGTATAAACccagtggacatcgtgtcctcaaGCCAGTCTAGAGTAATGGACTCTCAGAAATGATGCGACCCAAGTTTGACATGCTGGATAATCACGGATAACCAAACTAAGGTCATCTCAGCACACTGTGACTCGAgccataccaaaaactataaaaatggcacccattacctccctgcttggcactcagcttcaagggttggaattgggggttaatcaccaaaatgattcgcgagcgcagccactgctgctgctcattgctcccctcacctcccagggggttgaactaagaggatgggtcaaatgcagagggtaatttcaccacacctagtgtgtgtgactatcagtggtactttaactttaactttaaggcaGAATTGAGAGAATATTGTTCTCATGTCACTTCACTTTTGTTTTATATGGACGTTACAGTCCGGATAAGAGAAGTGAGTACTATTTTTATCAATACAACTACCATCAAAGTTCTTCCACCAAGCACATCAAGTTAATGCAAAGTGAGgctgttatttattttagattattttttacttacaaaatgtTTTACCTGCAATGACCCGAACCAACAGGAAGTCGTCAGCACGTCACATCTCGGTTGATTGAAGCAGTCCATGCTCGCCTTCGCCGTTCAGTCTTATTTTTGGTCGTTTATTCCTGTCCAGAAATAACCTTAGGAATGCGATCCGAGCTTGTTTTATTTACTCCACCTTGGTTGTGACAGTTGACAAGAGCACACGTCGTCGGCATTAAGAATTGCGTTTCACTAACTTCCGCCCTTCAATGTGAATatcggcaatgcattgtgggaaagtAATTTCACTGGTGGCCATACATACAGTACAATAATCTTCCATTTACAAAATATAGCCAATAGTAATGTCCATTCTCACTTGTTAAAAGTAATCCTGTATGCCCTGTTTTTCATGGTCCACCGATTTGCACAAGAATATTCAACACAATGCTCTGGCATCTTCTTCTCTCTGCTTCTTTCTGAGGAGTAGACGACCGGTTCAAGATGGCGGCGTGCGGCATGATGTCAATGGGAACGATTGCTGGCCAGCATATGTTTACTTTGGACATTAATGATTGGTGCACCACTACCTCGTCAAGCCACAGAACAAAAAAGGCACAGTTGCTGGTGTAACAATTGAAATCAAATATTTGACTTCTCTTAAGTACATGCGGCTAATGAGGTAATgtaaatgatatatatttttatattatttctgTTATTTACCTGAGATGTTGTTCGAAGCTATCGTGCTATCGTTAGCCTGCTATCAGGCCTATGTGGCAAATGCGAGCATTATTTAAACAGGATAATTGTGTTATTTAATACTTTAAATTACTATTTTCCATCGTGCAGTCACGCTTaacattattaaatatatatgaaaataccTCAGTCCCGTAATTTTAGACTGGATGaaataatgggttatacttgtatagcgcttttctacattcaaggtactcaaagcgcttagacgctatttccacattcacgttgctcaaggacacaacggaagtgactaggatggcggaagctgggaatgaacatggaaccctcaagttgctgacacggccgctctaaTATATAAGCCATGCAACTGCAAGTGATCAATGCTCATTCAGTGAGACAAAAGTACATGTTTAATTAATTCAGTGTTAAATATGAAAAGGTGCTTCAATAAATTGAACACAAATTAAACACGCATCAATTATCGTTGtgtaatcgaatcatgaggtgcccaaaTATTCTTATTGCAGCACATTTCTTCATGTGTGAGTGATGTTTAACCAACATACTATTGCACAGCCACAGTAGCTGTAACTGGTTACACATGCACACTGCACTTCTGTTTGTTTTCTGttgatttaaaaatgttgctTTCGGAAACAGGAAAGGAAATTACGTATATAAAAAAAGCCAACCAGTCACGGCGCTGCAGTTTTTGTCGCCGTTGACCTTGACGTGAGGTTACTGTTTTTTAGGAGGTACACATGAAGCTTCGTTGGGAGTGGGAGGAGCGAGTTGGCGTCATTTCTGCCGTGCAGACTGACTTAATGGAGCCATGAAGATATTAAAATCCCAGTAGGATGTTTTTTTATGTGCTGTTAAAAGATGTTCTGTGCGGCCGCTGCTCATCTTGTATCAATAATTACTGTAATTGTAGAAAACAAGATCAATTCATAATAATCACTAAATTATGTTAATTCCATGTGCAGAAGGACTTTCTAACTTCTGTCAATCCActtgtaaaatattgtatttgatgGACTAAATAATATTTGACATGCCTGAGctaaaatgtatttgtgttgtcttaCAAATGTCTAACAGATGAACGGTCGTCAAGAAGAAGATCCCCTTCAGCAGAGAGGGGGCTCCTCTTTGAAACAAAATGAGCCACAGCTCCCCCATGTtaaggaagaagaagaggaagtgtggatcagtcaggagggagaatGTGTTCTAGGGCAGGAGGACGCTGATCttaccaagtttccactgactggtgtctctgtgaagactgaagaccataAAGACAAACCAcccgagtcctcacagcttcatcacagtccaagtaagcaaaacagatttttttttgcgaTATTAGATCAAATATATAAATACCGGTAGATACAAATCTGGCCTGCTGGGTATTTCTGTTTGTCCTGCCAAAGGCCTCAAAATCGCTGTGTTTATATATTTTCGCTCTGACCCTTGGAGGTGAAAAGTTTGGGTACTTGTGATCTCAAGGAAGTAAAAGTTGTAATAAGGTTTCTGTACTTAAACCTGCTGGAGGATTAttttattaccacctttgctaGACAGGAGCAGTCACATGGGCAGAAGCTACTGGTGCCGAGTCCCAGCAGGGCCGACGGCAGGATTAGGCCTGCCTGAAGCGCCTGATGGCATGGACGGGCCCCGTGTCCACCATCTTGAAACAAGtagggcgataaaacaatatcaatgttTTTTGCGATGGACAcgtaattgatatcaataaaaaatgcgttCCATAACACGTCCAATATTTTATTTTCTTCTTTGTCAGAAGAAAGTAGAAATATGGAAGGAAGGTTGATTGCATGAacaaagtaagtaagtacattttatttataaagcgcttttcacaggtaAAATCACAAAGCCTGTACAAAACagaggtgaagtaaaacaacaattcaactaaaacaacaggggcaacatcataaaaaggatacaaagtggattaaaaattatagctaaaaggtgcattaactaaaagctttactaaaaagaaaagttttcaaatgtttcttaaaagtgtcaagatcacagagggactggtgcaagttgttccagagtctgggagctatagcctggaatgccaggtctccacaagTTTTAAAATGGGTtttggggatctttagaagaccctggcctgaagaccggaggttGCGccttgaagagtaggggcataacaagtcagtgatgtactgaggggccctatCATGCAACGCAtggaaagtcaggactaaaatcataaactcaatgcggaatttgactggaagccaatgaagactggatacaataggggtgatatgggctgttctgggtgcaccggcagctgcattttgtaccatctgaagtctctttagcgttgacttgttgactttgtattagaaatggcaacagcggaggatgaatgttccgcaacaagaggatagagaaaaagaaggagcttattaacTACGGTTCGGACGACAGTGGCGGATGCGTGCAAATGTtgtatgcagatcccaattatacatcagaaggtaagaaaagttggttttgcgtaatattgccaaacaaaactccagatagTATGTCTCCTaaaaggtgccattttggggtccttatacacacaccataataataccgtatgttgaagcacagtacgtctgactacggtagccgtaatgctccgacaatccatcaagcgttgtggcttcgtagcttaccaaagtcttactaaaacattttgacagatttttaagcgccgtgtgtaatactctatattctcaatggaacatcaacgttttggtgttgcttgcttacgggtacttgctagcgtcagttattaaacaggcgtcaacctgcggTCCACACGTATCTAATGTTTACtgccacgtaccaaataaaattgcttccaggtcggtaagcacaaccagaattaatccgtacatttggcgcaccgggttataaagcgcactgtccatttttgagaaaatgaaaggattttgaaGGACTAGTGAAGTCGAAaagcaagttgcctctatattgaagcctttatcatatatatctgatgtatgacaccaaAATACTTACAAAGTTTACAGAtaaatcaaaatagtatcaatctcacggagatccCCGAGCCATTATGAGacataatgaggaagccagacaTGTAATCGTATGGCCTAGAGGAGTAACCACaaatcccttcaacaacaacaattaatatcatgcagactttgtgagagccaacaacgattactttgggacaaatgatgatccagaaacttctatttttgatcctgaatataaggagggtgatcttcaagttttagaagctctgtgctaaacagatgcatctttagtgaaacactaagcatcatgtagcagtattgctaagtgctaaacaacatatccaaactatgaacataataaaacaatcacttttgaccctgagctactgtgtggaacatttTCCCTTGTGGTtctttaaagtttgtctaagtctattcatataaaacttgcgggccgcactaacattaaagtttcatattaaggtgggggccagACAATATCGTCTCGAGGGCTGCGATTGGCCGGCGAGTTagagacccctgatctacatcattttcactgtacAATTTCAGATTTGAATTTGTCAGGGATGCAGGATGCATATCTGCAACATCACTGTGATCATCAGAGACATTTCAAAATGTCGCTATTTTGGTGAACggttttgactatttactgtcatACAAACAACAGAGTGAGtgatttttaatttttggtttacATTTCAataattgtcattgttgtttatgtAAAGGATGTTTAATTTCACTAATTTTCACATGATTATAATTTTCACTACCGGTAATTATGAATAACGACGTCCTTGTGATCTACCACTATTTATCATTGTTGTCGACAGACTAATTGACCAACAAAACATACTCGtattatttttactttgttttaattccatttttatatacaaaaaaatgtagTGTCAAAGACTGGCTGTTTATAGGTTTCCCTCCACTAGGATGAGCCTGTGTCTTTTCAGGAAAGTTTCCTCATTGAGAACATTCTGTCACTTATTACATGGGTGGGTTTTTATTTGATCATATACTATAAAAATATTGACTTATTTCAGCttctatatatttatttgtatgctTGTTGGTGTAAACCAGGGCTCTTTAAATTGTTCTAAGGGCCACATTTTCTTACATTCTCCCTTCACTAGTATTCTTATTTTGGGAAGTAGTGGACATATTGCCCATCCCCGGTAAAAAGATCTCTCACCGGCTTGGTGTTATTTTCCTGTaaataatgttgtaaagagcagcGTGTTAGTCCCTCGTGGAGATTTCGGGCCAGTTTATACGATAACCCGTTTTTTCCttagtacatgtaaatgtattGAATGTCCCATGAGACTGAGCAAAGCTGGACTTTTCCAAagcgtgtgtttgttttcttgtgtCCTGCAGAGGTCTGTGAAAAACATATTCTCCCTGAGCAACACGAGTGGATCTTTAGGATGGAGCAGGAGGAGCCCCAGCCCTCCCACTTTAAAGAGGAAGACGAAGCGTCACAGACTCCTCACGTTAAAAAGGAAGTGGAGGACCCACTGACCCCCCACCTTAAAGAGGAAGAGggagaacacagcatcagtcaggagggagagaaTCTTGAATggttggaggagttcccagtgactggtgtgattgtaaagagtgaagatgatgaggtcaaagatgAAAGTGAGGAAAAGAGAGTggtggagcctccaagcagcagctcaactcaacacatgacaacagaagctgatggagaccactgtggaggatcacaagcagacaagctcttagctccactaccAGATAgtaaggacacaacgtcacactctcctgacactgaggATGAAGACACTAAagctgataagacatgtcacactgacaacacacgttTGAAATGTTCTTACTGTGACAAAACTTACAAATACCATTGTCGTCTGAAAGTACACACAAgaatacacaccggagaaaaacctttttcctgctcagaatgtggtaaaggcTTTATAACCGGTCAatatttaaaagtacacatgaaaatacacattggagaaaaacctttctcttgttcagtctgtggtaaaggttttacacaaaggcaTGGTTTGAAAAGCCAcacaagaatacacactggagaaaagccTTTTTCCTGtacaatctgcggtaaagattttgtACAAAATCAgcatttaaaagtacacatgagaatacacactggtgaaaaaccatatTCCTGTTCAAGCTGCACCAAAAGTTTTTGTGACCAATCAAGACTtgtagtacacatgagaacacatactggcaAGATGGTGTACAGTTGCAGTGTGTGCGATGAAAGATTCTCTTATAAGTAcgagtgtaagaaacacaagtgtgctggtgagaacagcagcagcaaatgaagctgCAGGATTTGAAATCAACTGTCAACTTTGACTCTTTTATTCAGGCAAGTACATGCATTAATATGcaacattgtgtacttttatttaaaaataaacagaACAATGTGAAAAGGTGAGAGTAAACAGCACAAAATATATGTGACATACAATTAAcatttaatgtatgtatatatatatatatatatatatatatatatatatatatatatatatatatatatatatatatatatatatatatatatatatatatgtgtgtgtgtgtgtgtgtatatactgtatatattcactTTTGTACCTATTCACAgtaatgttttatatatgtttttgataTAATGAAGTGTTAGATATTTTCATTTCTAATTGTGAATGATTCCATAGATGAAATATTTTATATGATATACATgtttgttttacatgtgttcatacctttgcttttaAGTACACATAAGTCCCTCTTAGTTCATATtcactggttcacatctgaagcATCTTCTGGAAgcacattattatttttgtacatcatttgagcagttgtattttatacaagatcatttatttttaaataggtGACTTTGTGAATCATCGGTTGGGTCTTGATAATACATTCTATTAATTATCTTTATTACTCTGTatgaaaacaattttgttttttgtttgtttgtttttcatgtcCCCAGACCTTAATGTAATAAACAATGTATACTttaacaatacaattacaattaaaataaatgtagttAATAATTGTGAGTATGTATTTTGTTCTATTTAACATAGTAGTCATTTTGGGTATTTCTTCTTTATATGATATTTATATAGTGTCCAGCTTAGTTAATCTataataacaaatattatatatttaattttattgaagTTAAGTGACAGTTTATTAATGTTAGCCATCTTTTTATGGTCAAGTTCTCTCTGGATAAAATAAAATGGAAGCTAAATCAAGCAGTAATGAAGATGAAGAATGGAAGGttattatatacataattatatataccgGTAATTACACTCAGTAGCGGCAATTAAAGACCACTTTCATCCAGTTCTTTGGATGAAAGTGAGCAAAGTAAAATATGCTAAACAATAGAAGAATATTAATATCAGCAGCCAATATTCAAACATTGTGAATGTACTTGTAGAAATGTCAATGGATGAAGTGAAAAAAGAGGAAAGGTGTAAAAATAATATTCATTAGCTTCTCCTCTAAGGTGGTCAGGCTGACAGTAGCCTCGCGCAGCAGTCCCAGCTGCAGTCAGAGAGGAGAGCCCCATTAGTTGAACATGGTTCATGTTAATGAACGTGGCGTGGCGAGAAAAAAACGTTCAGCTGAGTGACCATAATTTTTGTTGACCGCTGTAACACGCTGTATTGCACAGTTACAGATGCTTTATAGGAGACTTTGGACGTTATTAAACGCATTGTTGAGCACAATTGGACGCTATTGAAAGCTTTGGACACTTGAACTTCATGCTGTCTATTGACGAACCAAGTAAGTTTATTTTTGTACTGAAGTGTATTAATTAACtcctattatgttctacatatggtgaatgttcatattcatcttggagaaagcaaatctTCAAGTTTGAGTACAGATTATGGTCAGGGTGCGCTCTCCtgacccagcacacacacacacagacaggaggtAGGAATATAGAAGCTGATGTTTTGGCATCTCCAAGGTAGGAGTGCCTAatttttgacctgacctcctccagaaACTGcggtcctgtataatgacactcgcttgtaataaagcaacttttggttcagtaaagcgtctctgacgtctcttttgatccagccacacTGCCGTGTCACCCCTCTAtctggacgaggatgacaagaccagaaatacactacATAACTCACCAACTTGGGTTAAATCAACACTTTGTGAGTTGTTATTAATACTATGTCAGAGTTTCTTCTTTAACTCACCAACTTGGGTTAAATCAAAACTTGGTGTGTTGTCATTAACACTATGTCAGAGTTCCTTCTTTAACTCACCAAACTGGGTGTAACTACTATGGACAAGTAGTTTTGCAATGCATGTTAATGCtaaaactagctctccaatcagctaaacagactcaaaaactccacggtgacgttttggtgaatttacctaGGAATTTgtgagaaacaaaaaaaaaatcattgcttGGAGAGAACAATGACGAAATCATGCGAGAAAAAAATAAAGCTATTGACGACAAGGAAATGGAACGAAACTTTTACATTTGGTTCAAAGCACGAAGCAAAAGGAAATTCCCGATTAACCTGCAACACTTGTAGTGAGCAAACTCGACCACAAGATGTCGCCATAGCATAAAAGACAATATGGACTATAGAACCATACTTTACAACCTGTCGCTCAtcctataaggttctggatcatcatttgtcccaaagtagtcttccTTAtccctcatgaagtctgccatgattaatagTGTTGTTGTTTAAGTAAACAAACGTTTTGAAATTAATACGCCTCCTTACGGTTAAGATGACTAAAATCTGTAAATATTATAcaatattatgaatgtgcctgttacattacacttgtatataaaacattgatggatgttttttcttttttacagtgCTTTATTGGCTAAATAGGGCAAAACCCACTTGTGCcaatgttagctgactcttgctaacatttatttatgagttagaatgcataaacaacTGAAGAACGTGTGTTGTCTCACGTAAGTATTGTTAATGATAGTGCAGGTCTCCTTTAACACAACAGGCAACAGTCCATGTCCTTGCAGCTGTACAGTTTCCCTTGAGAAGGCCAAATTATACGCAAACTTACACATATAGGAACAGGGACCAGACTATGACTGGAGGTAAACTGCTTTGTAGACTCAGATATATATGAAATGTTCATTAAGGTAAGTAACACCTTTTTTAGTTTATTGTTGAAACAGTGAGAAACAACTCCTTGCCCACTATCTCACCAAGAATCTGAGTGACGAAGCCCAAGAAAGACTAAAACAGTTTGAGGACAATTTTCAACAAGCTGGGCAGTTGGAGTTTTTAAATAGACTGTGATtgttaattaaaatacatttggccaaaactttatttttttttttactacagaacacattttacatgcacacacacactgccaGGGTGCTTATGggtgtttttttccttttcaatGATGGTTATTACTAACTTGAGTATTATTGATTGAGACTGtattagtagactgcacagtacagtacatattccgtacaattgaccactaaatggtaacacccaaataagtttttcaacttgtttaagtcggggtccacgttaatcaattcaggcTCACGGGATTTATGACATTTTGACACATTGATTCTAGTATCTTACCAACTTTATTCAAGAGTACTTTACAGTAAAGCGCTCCAATACAacagttctttaaaaaaaattgagtgGTTGGAAAAAAATAAGTCTGAATCATTGGAGCCAGGATGTGAAAGGTAAAATATTCAGAGGCtataaaagttagcattttaatgttagcatactaggaGGCCAACAGCTTTCATGTGTCAACTAGTTGTATTACTCTGAGGTAAATTTGAGTTAACTCGTAGCTTTGGGAGAAACGTGGGTGTactaacccaaaaccagtgaagttgccacgttgtgtaaatcgtaaataaaaacaatacaatgatttgcaaatccttttcaacatatattcaattgaatagactgcaaagacaatatatttaatgttcgaactgagaaacttaatttttttttgcaaatattaattaatatttttaccactgtgttacatggcctttccttttaacaacacccagtaaacattttgggaactgaggagaccaatttgtgaagcttttcaggtagaattatttcccattcttgcttgatgtacagcttaagttgttcaacagttcggaggtctcggttgtcgtattttaggcttcatactgcgccacacattttcaatgggagacaggtctcgaccacaggcaggccagtctagtacccgcactctttcactatgaagccacggtgttgtaacacgtggcttggcattgtcttgctgaaataagcaggggcgtccatgataacattgcttggatggcaacatatgttgctccaaaacctgtatgtacttttcagtatTAAAtgtgagttacccatgccttgggcactaatacacccccataacatcacagatactggcttttgaactttgcgcctagaacaatccggatggttcttttcctctttgttccggaggacacgatgtccacgtttccaaaaacaatttgaaatgtggactcgtcagaccgcagaacacttttccactttgcatcagtccatcttagatgagctcgggcccagcgaagccagcggcgtttctgggtgttgttgataaatggctttggctttgcatagtgcgttttaacttgcacttccagatgtagcaacaaattacagttactgacagtggttttctgaagtgttctgtggtgatatccttcacacactgatgtcgcttttcgatgcagtaccgcctgagggatcgaaggtccgtaatatcatcgcttacgtgcagtgatttctccagattctctgaaccttttgatattacggaccatagatggtgaaatccctaaattccttgcaatagcttgttgagaaatgttgttcacgcatttgttcacaaagtggtgaacctcgccccatccttgtttgtgaatgactgggcatttcgtggaagctgtttttatacccaatcatggcacccacttgttcccaattagcctgttcacctgtgggatattccaagtaagtgtttggtgagcattcctcaactttcttagtcttttttgccacttgtgtcagcttttttgaaacatgttgcaggcatcaaattccaaatgataacGATTTTGTCGAGcaacacattttggtaccaggAGTGGGGTTCTGCTACTTTGGTTTAACTGGCATTGTGGCAGTAATTTAGAGAAAATAGATCAATAAAATAACTGCAGTGGCTTTTTTGGCAGTCATCCAttttcctcagccttcccggtaaggtctattcaggtgtagtggagaggaggctacgctggatagtcgaacc
This region includes:
- the LOC133620972 gene encoding uncharacterized protein; translation: MNGRQEEDPLQQRGGSSLKQNEPQLPHVKEEEEEVWISQEGECVLGQEDADLTKFPLTGVSVKTEDHKDKPPESSQLHHSPKVCEKHILPEQHEWIFRMEQEEPQPSHFKEEDEASQTPHVKKEVEDPLTPHLKEEEGEHSISQEGENLEWLEEFPVTGVIVKSEDDEVKDESEEKRVVEPPSSSSTQHMTTEADGDHCGGSQADKLLAPLPDSKDTTSHSPDTEDEDTKADKTCHTDNTRLKCSYCDKTYKYHCRLKVHTRIHTGEKPFSCSECGKGFITGQYLKVHMKIHIGEKPFSCSVCGKGFTQRHGLKSHTRIHTGEKPFSCTICGKDFVQNQHLKVHMRIHTGEKPYSCSSCTKSFCDQSRLVVHMRTHTGKMVYSCSVCDERFSYKYECKKHKCAGENSSSK